The proteins below are encoded in one region of Deinococcus metalli:
- a CDS encoding LptA/OstA family protein — MNHSSMKRTVLILGTLVTTAALAQAADTATKRLITIQGGPRGDLRKGPLTFNGSASAPVKATVSTLNIQAAQAVMSAPAGTQLIDAKGKRNADFTGSVLVTRGRLTAKGDKLAYSELTGQGVMTGTPSATFVPSNKEDGDAVNIQATQMSLDVDNNVSTSTGNVSLTNGTQTGKADKLVFDEDKELAQMTGTPSLTRAAKGSQKELVMSGTEVRARTKEKTLYVKGNVRLVQGSTTTTGDAVYYDDKKNVAYVVGNAVSVDSKSKVTLRAPASGYLEQRTDLARVRVLNSAYKIPADQFKLRGEQ, encoded by the coding sequence ATGAACCACTCCTCCATGAAACGCACGGTCCTGATCCTCGGTACGCTCGTCACCACCGCCGCACTCGCCCAGGCGGCCGACACCGCCACCAAGCGCCTCATCACCATCCAGGGCGGGCCGCGCGGCGACCTGCGCAAGGGCCCGCTGACCTTCAACGGCTCCGCCAGCGCTCCGGTCAAGGCGACTGTCAGCACCCTGAACATCCAGGCGGCGCAGGCGGTCATGTCCGCGCCGGCCGGCACGCAGCTGATCGACGCGAAGGGCAAGCGCAATGCCGACTTCACGGGCAGCGTGCTCGTCACGCGCGGGCGCCTGACCGCCAAGGGCGACAAGCTCGCGTACTCCGAGTTGACCGGCCAGGGCGTCATGACCGGCACGCCCAGCGCGACCTTCGTGCCCTCGAACAAGGAGGACGGCGACGCCGTGAACATCCAGGCCACGCAGATGAGCCTGGACGTGGACAACAACGTGTCCACCAGCACCGGCAACGTCAGCCTGACGAACGGCACGCAGACCGGTAAGGCCGACAAGCTGGTCTTCGACGAGGACAAGGAACTCGCGCAGATGACCGGCACGCCCAGCCTGACGCGCGCCGCCAAGGGCAGCCAGAAGGAACTCGTGATGAGCGGCACCGAGGTGCGCGCCCGCACGAAGGAAAAGACCCTGTACGTGAAGGGGAACGTCAGGCTGGTGCAGGGCAGCACGACCACCACCGGCGACGCCGTGTACTACGACGACAAGAAGAACGTGGCGTACGTGGTCGGGAACGCCGTGAGCGTGGACAGCAAGAGCAAGGTCACGCTGCGCGCTCCGGCCAGCGGCTACCTGGAACAGCGCACGGACCTGGCGCGCGTGCGGGTGCTGAACTCGGCGTACAAGATTCCCGCCGACCAGTTCAAGCTGCGCGGCGAGCAGTAA
- a CDS encoding LptA/OstA family protein: MAFPRRSAALLTLALLLGGVPGSVSPLARAQQAPPTDQAAPATETADTTSSENASLELVRRGQKDGKERRIRIVRTGTSDETGIFTVCSPQDGDPENAPNLAVFSETTTSGIQISIDKNVIRVPLAVVTQQQPRDGQDGSDGRVEASAGTARFLDTVPEGATNRLLKCGVEVSPKPAPDTVFVTQGKTELKGQSLVYDETDGIARIDGPISFARAGQSDPLTGKSDKIEVDVDQEKTTLVGNVVLNSSGGRVSRAARVEYDDTRNVARLIGTADQPAQSVKGGDTLTAGMILYDLDRNEVYAVKPEGGTITGEFQDGESGAGTSTTSPVTAPTTTPPVTTSPP, translated from the coding sequence ATGGCGTTTCCCCGGCGGTCGGCCGCCCTCCTGACGCTGGCCCTGCTGCTGGGCGGCGTGCCGGGCAGTGTGTCGCCGCTGGCCCGCGCCCAGCAGGCGCCGCCTACGGATCAGGCCGCTCCGGCCACGGAGACCGCCGATACCACCAGTTCGGAGAACGCCAGCCTGGAACTCGTGCGCCGGGGGCAGAAGGACGGCAAGGAGCGCCGCATCCGGATCGTCCGCACCGGCACCAGCGACGAGACCGGGATCTTCACGGTGTGCAGCCCGCAGGACGGCGACCCCGAGAACGCCCCGAACCTCGCGGTGTTCAGCGAGACGACCACCAGCGGCATCCAGATCAGCATCGACAAGAACGTGATCCGCGTGCCGCTGGCGGTGGTCACGCAGCAGCAGCCCAGGGACGGCCAGGACGGCAGCGACGGCCGGGTGGAGGCCAGCGCCGGCACCGCCCGTTTTCTGGACACCGTGCCGGAGGGTGCCACGAACCGCCTGCTGAAGTGCGGCGTGGAGGTGAGCCCCAAGCCCGCGCCGGACACGGTGTTCGTCACGCAGGGCAAGACCGAGCTCAAGGGCCAGTCGCTGGTGTACGACGAGACGGACGGGATTGCGCGGATCGACGGGCCGATCAGCTTCGCGCGTGCGGGCCAGAGCGATCCGCTGACCGGCAAGAGCGACAAGATCGAGGTGGACGTCGATCAGGAGAAGACCACGCTGGTGGGGAACGTCGTGCTGAATTCCTCGGGCGGGCGGGTCAGCAGGGCCGCGCGGGTCGAGTACGACGACACCCGCAACGTCGCGCGGCTGATCGGAACCGCCGACCAGCCCGCACAGAGCGTGAAGGGCGGCGACACCCTGACCGCCGGCATGATCCTGTACGACCTCGACCGCAACGAGGTCTACGCGGTGAAACCCGAGGGCGGCACCATCACCGGCGAATTCCAGGACGGCGAATCCGGCGCAGGCACTTCCACGACATCCCCTGTCACGGCGCCGACGACCACTCCGCCAGTGACGACCTCGCCGCCCTGA
- a CDS encoding lactate/malate family dehydrogenase: MKVGVVGAGLVGATAAYALVLRGSCSELLLTDLDAARADAEAQDIAHASPVSHGTRVDSGPLDALSGSRVVIVAAGANQQPGESRLDLLGKNAAIFRDLMPRVAAAAPGAVLLIATNPVDVLTDLSARLLPDRAVLGSGTVLDSARLRWLTAQHAGVDATHVHGAVLGEHGDSEVIAWSAVTVAGLPVAAFMQARGRPWTPDIRAQIEAGTRGAAAAIIQGKRATYYGIGAALARITERILQGRRAVLTVSAPTPAYGVSLSVPRIVGAAGVLETVMPALNDAEAAALEASAAVLRAARSSLAEWSSAP, translated from the coding sequence GTGAAGGTCGGCGTGGTCGGCGCGGGGCTGGTCGGCGCGACGGCCGCGTACGCGCTGGTGCTGCGGGGTTCGTGCAGTGAACTGCTGCTCACGGACCTCGACGCGGCGCGTGCCGATGCCGAGGCGCAGGACATCGCGCACGCCAGCCCGGTCAGCCACGGCACGCGGGTGGACAGCGGCCCGCTGGACGCGCTGTCGGGCAGCCGCGTGGTGATCGTGGCGGCCGGCGCGAACCAGCAGCCCGGCGAGTCCCGCCTGGACCTGCTGGGCAAGAACGCCGCGATCTTCCGCGACCTGATGCCGCGCGTGGCCGCCGCTGCGCCAGGCGCCGTGCTATTGATCGCAACGAATCCGGTCGATGTCCTCACGGACCTGAGCGCCCGGCTGCTGCCGGACCGCGCGGTGCTGGGCTCCGGCACGGTGCTGGACAGCGCCCGGCTGCGCTGGCTGACCGCGCAGCACGCCGGGGTGGACGCCACACACGTGCACGGCGCGGTGCTGGGCGAGCACGGCGATTCCGAGGTCATCGCGTGGAGCGCCGTGACGGTCGCGGGCCTGCCCGTGGCGGCCTTCATGCAGGCGCGCGGCCGGCCGTGGACGCCGGACATCCGCGCGCAGATCGAGGCGGGCACGCGCGGCGCGGCCGCTGCGATCATTCAGGGCAAGCGCGCCACGTACTACGGCATCGGAGCGGCGCTGGCCCGCATCACCGAGCGCATTCTGCAGGGCAGGCGGGCGGTGCTGACCGTCAGCGCACCCACGCCGGCGTACGGCGTGAGCCTCAGTGTGCCGCGCATCGTGGGCGCGGCCGGCGTGCTGGAGACCGTCATGCCGGCCCTGAACGACGCCGAGGCGGCGGCCCTGGAGGCGAGCGCTGCGGTCCTCAGGGCGGCGAGGTCGTCACTGGCGGAGTGGTCGTCGGCGCCGTGA
- a CDS encoding universal stress protein, with amino-acid sequence MTQPSSAFQKILVGVDFSEASRHALTVARTRFPGAQLKLAHVTDARVGTTPDLMGGVTPTLPDPAVLNALEDADAGVMSRVVQPGEESVQLVGDPLTGLLDAAEEWGADLIVVGTHPQGMLEHFLLGSTAEKLVARSRIPVLSVRHG; translated from the coding sequence ATGACCCAGCCCTCCTCCGCTTTCCAGAAGATCCTCGTGGGCGTGGACTTCTCCGAGGCGTCCCGGCACGCGCTCACCGTGGCCCGCACGCGCTTTCCCGGCGCGCAGCTCAAGCTCGCGCACGTCACGGACGCCCGCGTGGGCACCACCCCGGACCTGATGGGCGGCGTGACGCCCACCCTGCCGGACCCGGCGGTGCTGAACGCCCTGGAGGACGCTGACGCCGGCGTGATGTCACGCGTGGTCCAGCCGGGCGAGGAGAGCGTGCAGCTGGTGGGCGATCCGCTGACGGGCCTGCTGGACGCCGCCGAGGAGTGGGGCGCGGACCTGATCGTGGTGGGCACGCACCCGCAGGGCATGCTGGAGCACTTCCTGCTGGGCAGCACCGCCGAGAAACTGGTGGCCCGCAGCCGGATTCCGGTCCTGTCGGTCCGGCACGGCTGA
- a CDS encoding M12 family metallopeptidase, whose product MNHTPFRFVFRSLLAVACVAGSAPAQENIGKTSAPLSVQRSSLWPSAQIGVCWENPGSDAAARGWVQQAVQATWEAASAVRFTGWATCGANTRGIRIQIIDNRSHTTALGTGIDGVKNGMQLNFTFNNFSTSCQKTREYCIKAIAAHEFGHALGIAHEQNRSDRFDCSEAHQGTDPDWTVTPYDKVSIMNYCNPNWNGNGQLSDLDKIGVNVLYGKGSTPVPGTSPEIADYKTFDLEQFETMYVTPQGALGLVWKVNNSWWKGPIFLSGPGLLPQGAHISMVSYPLNNQLEAFYAANDGAIYVTYKAKNGAWSSPIRLTAPNVVRPGGDLSAVFYPLNNQLEVLFIGSNGALNVLWKAQNGSWNGPAALSGPGQAPSGAGISAAFYPLNNQLEVMFAGNDGGIGLAWKAQNGKWNGPFGIAPPNQMPAGGRITLQYYPLNNQFEAFFVDNSGRVNVLWKAQNGKWNGPAAISGPGTGVPGGSIVGSFYPLNNQLEVFTVGPNGAVNIVWKAQNGAWNRPFALAPAGAARPGSPIAVRYQTIANQLEVFYSDPGGLLNLIFKAQNGAWNRPFRL is encoded by the coding sequence ATGAACCACACCCCGTTTCGTTTCGTGTTCCGCTCTCTGCTGGCCGTGGCCTGCGTGGCGGGAAGCGCGCCCGCGCAGGAGAACATCGGCAAGACCAGCGCGCCGCTGAGCGTGCAGCGCTCCAGCCTGTGGCCGTCGGCGCAGATCGGCGTGTGCTGGGAAAACCCCGGCAGCGACGCCGCCGCGCGCGGCTGGGTTCAGCAGGCCGTGCAGGCCACCTGGGAGGCGGCCTCGGCGGTGCGCTTCACCGGCTGGGCGACCTGCGGCGCGAATACGCGCGGCATCCGCATCCAGATCATCGACAACCGCTCGCACACCACGGCGCTGGGCACCGGCATCGACGGCGTCAAGAACGGCATGCAGCTGAACTTCACGTTCAACAACTTCAGCACCAGCTGCCAGAAGACGCGCGAGTACTGCATCAAGGCCATCGCCGCGCACGAGTTCGGACACGCGCTGGGCATCGCGCACGAACAGAACCGCTCGGACCGCTTCGACTGCTCCGAGGCGCACCAGGGCACCGATCCGGACTGGACCGTCACGCCGTACGACAAAGTCTCGATCATGAACTACTGCAACCCGAACTGGAACGGCAATGGCCAGCTCAGCGACCTCGACAAGATCGGCGTGAACGTGCTGTACGGCAAGGGGAGCACGCCGGTGCCCGGCACCAGCCCCGAGATCGCCGATTACAAGACCTTTGACCTCGAGCAGTTCGAGACGATGTACGTGACGCCGCAGGGCGCGCTGGGCCTGGTGTGGAAGGTGAACAACTCGTGGTGGAAGGGCCCGATCTTCCTGTCGGGGCCGGGCCTGCTGCCGCAGGGCGCGCACATCTCGATGGTGAGCTACCCGCTGAACAACCAGCTCGAGGCCTTCTACGCCGCCAACGACGGCGCGATCTACGTGACCTACAAGGCCAAGAACGGCGCGTGGTCCAGTCCCATCCGGCTGACCGCCCCGAACGTCGTCCGCCCCGGCGGTGACCTGAGCGCCGTGTTCTACCCGCTGAACAACCAGCTGGAGGTGCTGTTCATCGGCAGCAACGGAGCGCTGAACGTGCTGTGGAAAGCCCAGAACGGCAGCTGGAACGGTCCCGCCGCGCTGAGTGGGCCGGGGCAGGCTCCCTCCGGAGCCGGCATCAGCGCCGCCTTCTATCCGCTGAACAACCAGCTCGAAGTGATGTTCGCGGGCAACGACGGCGGGATCGGCCTGGCCTGGAAAGCGCAGAATGGCAAGTGGAACGGGCCCTTCGGCATCGCGCCCCCCAACCAGATGCCCGCCGGGGGCCGCATCACCCTGCAGTACTACCCCCTGAACAACCAGTTCGAGGCCTTCTTCGTGGACAATTCGGGCCGTGTCAACGTGCTGTGGAAGGCCCAGAACGGGAAGTGGAACGGGCCTGCGGCCATCAGCGGGCCGGGGACCGGCGTTCCGGGCGGCTCGATCGTGGGCTCCTTCTATCCCCTCAACAACCAGCTGGAAGTCTTCACAGTCGGCCCGAACGGCGCGGTGAACATCGTGTGGAAGGCGCAGAACGGCGCGTGGAACCGGCCCTTCGCACTGGCTCCGGCCGGCGCCGCGCGGCCCGGCAGCCCGATCGCGGTGCGCTACCAGACCATCGCGAACCAGCTCGAGGTCTTCTACTCGGATCCCGGCGGCCTGCTGAACCTGATCTTCAAGGCGCAGAACGGCGCGTGGAACCGCCCCTTCCGCCTCTGA
- a CDS encoding double zinc ribbon domain-containing protein, producing MAGVHRGVTYRLCPRCGRALPSVSEERYCPHDGARLIGHCPGCHADITSPYARYCTRCGQELVVHGGHSI from the coding sequence ATGGCTGGGGTGCACCGGGGGGTCACGTACAGGCTGTGTCCGAGGTGTGGGCGCGCGTTGCCCAGCGTCAGCGAGGAACGGTATTGCCCGCACGACGGCGCGCGGCTGATCGGGCACTGCCCGGGCTGCCACGCCGACATCACCAGTCCGTACGCGCGCTACTGCACGCGCTGCGGCCAGGAACTCGTAGTCCACGGAGGACACAGCATATGA